The genomic segment CCGACGATGTTGAATGCCGGGTCCAGGACGGCTTCCACTGCGGCCAGTACCACGGGGAGTAGCGCGTCTGTGCAACCGGCCATCACCGCGTTGGCCGCGACCCGTTCCGCCGTGACGGTTCGCTTTCGTTCGGGCACCCGCCCGATTACCCGGCCGGGCTCGAGTCCGTTTGCGTCCAGCATCCGGTCGATGCGATCGCGGGTGGGCGGTACGACGGGCAGGCCGTCCGACCAGCCCCGGTCATAGGCGTACCCGATAGCATCGATTTCTGACTCGACCTGGTGGGACATCGGGACCGCTACTTGCCGTAGTAGTTTTCGAGATAGGTCAGGATGGTGTCTTCGGTCTTGCTATCGAATGTCTTCAGGCCCTTCTCATCCTGCATCCACCGGATGGCGTCCAGCCACTCCTCGCGGTTCGCCCGGTACGAGCGGATGATCTGGGTCGGATGGCACTGCGCGCATTCCCTTTCCACGACGGGGTAGCCGTCGCCCATGATCAGCCGGGTCCGGTGATTCAGTTCCAATCCGGTCCGGGGATCGAACATGGCCACGGGCTTGGCCGCCTCGGCCTGTGCATTGGCCAGTGCGACTTTCGATCGCTCCGCTTCGTAGTAGATCACGCCGATCACGAGGGCATCGAGGACGATCACGAAGGCGATCTGGCCAAGGACGCGCATAAACCTATTCATGTGCGGACTCCTGTGTCTTCATTGGGAACGGCTCATCCGGCCCGGCGGGATGTCATCTCGAACCCGCACCGATGGGAAGGCCGAGTCCCACGTACCACGTCCGGTCCGCGGCCGGTTCGAAGAAGCGGTCCCCGAAGGCGTTGGGGACGATGGAACCATTATAACGCGTATTGAACAGGTTGTTGACTCCGGCGAACAGGACGCCGCCGACCATTTCTCCAGTATAGGTGATTCCCGTGCGCACATCAACGAGGCCGTAGCCGTCGTTGACGAAGTCGGATTCGGGCTTTCCGCTCCCCGGAGCGGGCCCGTTGAAGTCGTTGGCAAAGTACTCCGCCGTCCATTGCGCATTCAACTCCACGAACGCGCCATTGTCCGGATGGGTGTAGGTGAATCCGGCGAACAGGTGGTGGGGCGGCACGCCGGGCACTTCGTTGTCCGACAACTGGAAGCGCGAGGCGCTTCCATCGACCTCCCGCTCGACTTCGAAGTCGTCGAACCTGAATTTCATGCCTGTATAGGCCAACGCCAGGTTGACCGCGGGCAGGGGAGACCAGGTCAGCTTAAGTTCGATGCCCCGGTTCCGCGTTTTGCCCGCATTGCGGAAGAAGACCTCGTCCGTCTCCGGATTGTCGATCTGGAAAGGCACGAGCATATTGCGTATGCCGAAGGTGAAGAGGGCCGCGTCATAGGCCAACCCGGCATCGGGCAGGAATCCCTTGATACCTGCCTCGAAGCCGCGGATTCGTTCGGGCTCGAGATCCGGGTTGAAACCGCCGGCCTGCGTGGGCTGGTTGCTCAGTTCCGTGGTGGTCGGCGTCTGGAAGGCGGTGGAGAAATTGCCGTATACCGCCGTGAGCGGAGCAGGCCGGAAGGCCACGCCCAGGTGGGGACTGAACTGCGCCATGTTCCGCGTTCCCGAATCGTCGGTCCGGTCATTCAGGAACCGGTCCGTCGCCTCGTACCGGAACCGGTCGTACCGCCCGCCCAAGGTGACCGAAACATCGGTAACGGGTGACCACTCCAGCTCCACGAAGGGGCCGATTCCATCCACGCCTTCCTCCTGGTCCAGCCGTTTGTCGCCGCGCGAGATTTCGTCGAAGACGCGGGCGTCGTCCAGCGAGCCCACGAGGTCTCCCGGAATGCCGCCATTGCCGTATTCACGCCGTTCGTCGCGCTGCATCTCCAGGTCTACTCCGGCCGTCATCCGGTATCCACCGTTTCCGATCCCGCCCTCGCGGCTGTACACGCCCCGGATTCCCCCGGCCTTGCGGTCCAGGTCGATGATCCGGCCCGGTATGGGGTTGAACAGCGTGCGTCCCATGCCAAAGACCGTGATCTCACCCTCGGTTCCGGGTGTCTCGTAACGAAGGGACAGACCGCCCTGGACCTGTCTGACTTTCTTGGACGCGCCCTGGCGCTGGACGAAGGCCCTCGCGCTGGCGGGGTCCGATTCGGCCGTGGCCTTGTCGAGAGAGCTCGGGTTGTACTGGTACGGGGCGTTATAGTAATTGGCCACGGCCGTGACGGTCCAGGTATCGTCGATCTTCCGTTTCCCGATCGAATTAATGCCAGTCGAACGTGCGAAGGCATGGTCGCGGAACCCGTCGAACCAGAGCGTATTGAAATTCACCAGAAACCGGCTGCTGCCCGCGGTGCCGGCCGCCTTGCCCTGCATGCGCCGCAGGCCGTGGGAACCGGTCATGAAACGGGGGGTGACTTCGAGAGGCCGGTGCGAGGCCTCTTCGGTGCGGATCTGGATGACGCCGCCTGCCGCGTTGCCGTAAAGCGACGAACTCGGACCGCGCAGTACTTCAATCTGACCCGCCGAGGTGAGATCGAGATTGTTGAGCTGGGACTGGCCGTCGGCCATGGTCAGCGGTATGCCGTCCAGCACCAGCTTCACCCCGCGCACGCCGAAGGACGCCCGGCTGCCCAGGCCGCGGATGCTGATCCGGTCGCCCTGGGACACGTTGTTCCGGTTGTTTACGATGATGCCCGGAAGTCCACGGACGCTCTCCTCCAGGGACAGCCCGGGTTCGGCGAGCTGGATCTCGTCCCGGTCCACCCGGTCCACGGCATAGGGTATGTCGAGGATCTCCCGGATGTAGCGGGTAGCGGTGACTTCAATGGGTTGGAGGACGTGATCTACGGCAACTTCGGTGGTGTCCGGAGTCGACTGCGGCCAGGTGTGGGCGGGGAGCGGATGCAGAAACAGATGCAGAAAAAGGGCGCCGCAGGCTGGGAGAATCGTTTTCATCGAGTACCGAGTCGATGTGGCGGGGCGGACAACGGGTCCGCCCCGCGGTGTTCACTAATCCAATGAACGAATCTTGACGTTCTTGAAACGAATTTTGCCCTGGCCGAAGGCCTGCAGCACGACGACGCCGCTGTAATGGGAGGCATTCTGGATATTTACGGCCTCTTCCCCGTTCAGCGTAACCGTGATGTCACGTCCGTCGGCGGTGATGACCATGGTATTCCACTGGCCTTCGGTCTTCGGCGGCGGTTCGTACTTGGCCAGCGCCACGATGCTGCCGGTGGTGTAGCCCGAGCCGTGGGTATCCGCGATATTGATCTCGTAGAAGGAGTACTGGTTCACTCCCGCCCCGGTATCGCGCGGTCCGCGCACGAAGACACCGCTGTTGTGACCGGCGTCCTGGTTGAACTGCACGCTCAACTCGAAATTCGTGAACTCGTCGTAGGTGCCGATGTAACCGGGTCCCCGGCCCGTCACCTCACCGGTGAGCATGCCGTCTTCGACCGCCCACGTGGCGTTGCCGCCGCGGTGGGTCCAGCCCAGGAGGGTCTGGCCGTCGAACAGCAGTTTCCAGCCCGCCTCCTGCTCCGCTTCGGTCAGCACATTGTCCTGCGCGGCCGCCGTGCCCTGCATGCAGGCCGCGATCAGGGCGGCGGCCGCCAGGCTCCAGATGTAGCGTTTCATTGCGAATCTCCTGTTTTAGTCGCCAACTGCGGCGATCCCGGTCCTGCCGGTTATTCGCCTTCTTCGGCTTCGGGTTCCGGACCCAGCTTCAATGCGATCAGTTCGGCGGGATGGCCACCGGCGCCAACCGTCATGATGAGGTACTGCACGTCATTGTGCATGTAGGTCATGGGCATGCCGCTCTGGGCCGCCGGCAGTTCGATCGACGCGACGACTTCGCCCGTCGCCTTGTCGTAGGCGTGAAGATAAGGATCTCCCCCGAAGCCCTCGCCGGCGAAGAGCAGCGTGCTCGTCACCAGGGAACCGATCCGGGTGGCCTTGCCGGTACGGGGCAGATCGACGCCCGCCAGCTCAGGCAAGTCCTTGATGGCCTGCGGCGTATCGCCGTTCGGCGCCATCCAGACGTGATCGCCCGTGTTCATGTCGACCGCGGTGATCCGTCCCCAGGGCGGCCTGACCAGCGGGATCTGGCCGAAGACCCGCGGCGCTCTCAGACCGGCCGAGAAGTAGTCCATGTCGGACTCCTCGGGATCCGGCGCCCGCAACGCCAGCTTCGATATGCTGGTGTTGGAGGGTATGAAATTGACGCCGGTGACCGGGTCGAGGCAGGTCATGTTCCAGTTGACCCCGCCGTTCGCGCCCGGGATCTGGATCGTGCCGATGGTACCGTCCGGCGCCTCCGCGAGCGAAGGCGGCTGGTAAAGCGGTCCGTACCGGTGGTTGGCCATCAGGTTGATTGCCTCCTGGCGCACCGCCGGTGTGAAGTCCACCAGGTCGTCCTGGCTGATGCCCTGGTGTTCCCACGGGGCGGGCTTCACGGGAATCGGCTGCGTGGGCGAAGCCCGGTCGCCCGGAACGTCCGACGCGGGGACGTCCGTCTCGGGCATGTCCCAGATCGGTTCGCCGGTTACCCGGTCGAAGACGTAGGAATAGCCCTGTTTGGTGTTCTGGATCACGATCTTGCGCGGCTCGCCGTCGATCGTCACGTCGGCCAGGATCGGCGCGGCGGGATTGTCATAGTCCCAGATATCGTGATGGACGATCTGGAAATGCCAGATCTTCTCGCCCGTCGTGTAATCCACGGCCACCAGGCTGTTCGCGTACAGGTTGTCACCCAGGCGATGCCCGCCGTAATAGTCGTTCGTCGGCGCCTCTACGGGCAGATAGGCATAGCCCAGTTCGGTGTCGGCGGAGATGGAGGTCCATACGCCGGCGTTACCGGTATAGGATCTCGAATTCTGCTCCCAGGTCTCCGCGCCTTCTTCTCCCTCGTCCGGAATGACCTTGAACTTCCAGAGGATCGCGCCGGAACGGGCGTCGTAGGCCACGACGTCTCCCGGCGAGTTGGTCATCGATCGGGGCCGGAATCCCGCGGCGAGGGCCGGCGGAACGAGGATGATGTCCCCCACAACCGTCGCGGGAGACGTGTTGGCCAGGTTGCCGACGGGCGTGACGTTTTCGGCATTACGCCAGCCTTCCATCATGTCGACCACGCCGTTATTGCCGAATTCGGCCACCGGGATGCCTGTTTGGGCGTCGAGGGCTACCAGGTAGAAGCCCCGGGTGATCAGGATGACCCGGTTGTCGCCCTGCCCATCGGTCCAGAACGAGACGCCGCGGCCCGAATTTCGCCGCGGAGCCGTCGCCCAGCGTTCTTCGTCCTCCACCGGGCGGTAGGTCCACATCGTCTCGCCGGTTTCAGGCTCGATGGCCATGGCGCTGCGCCGCGTACCCGCCGTGGAATAAAGCATGCCCCCCACGTAGATGGGTACCGGCTGGGCATAGTATTCGGGACGTGGGCCGAAGTTGTCCTGCTTCCATCGCCAGGCTACCTCAAGGCGGTCCACGTTATCCGCGTTGATCTGGTCCAGCGGGGAATACCGCGTATAGGCCAGGTCGCGGCCCAGCATGCGCCATTCGCTGTCAGGCTGCTCCACCGGGATAATCTTGCCCGGCGCCCTTTGTGCCGCGGGTTCGCAGGATGCTAATACCGTGATCGCCATGGCCAGCGCGATCACCGGCGGCGTCCATCGAAACAAGGGGGAAAATCTACTCATCACACGCTGCCTCCGTTGATGCAGGTTGATTGGTGCTACGAATCGCATGTACAAAATCGTTTAGACACAGAGAAGTCACGGACCGGCGTAGGGATTCAAGCCCGTATTCCCTGTATACAAGACAGGCGATCTGATATTGAAAAGTTTTGCAAATATTTGGCCAATGTAGTGTCTCGCTTTTTTGATGTAAAGCCCTTTATGGCAGGAGCCGCATTGCCGCGACTTCATGATGGGCGGGATCGCAGGGTCGAGGGTGCAAGCTGGACATTCAAACCGGCAGGCCGTGGAGCTCCAGGGCGCGTTTCAGGCGTCCGATCGTCGTGTAGTGATGTCCACCCATGCCCAATTCGGCCGCGGCGTTTACGTTTTCGGCCCTGTCGTCGATAAAGAACGCCTCGTCCGCCTTGATGCCGAGCAGCTCGAGGGCCGTGTTGAAGATCCCAGGTTGCGGTTTTACCAATCCGATCGACGAGGAATTCACGACGTGGTCGAATGCCGGGCCGATGCCCAGCCGCTTGAGATCGGAGTCAAGTTTGGTCGTGGCATTCGTGATGAGCACCAGGCTCGCACTGTCGCGACATCGCAGCAGCAGATCCAACACATCGGTATCGATCTCGCCCGGCGAACGGGACCACAACCGCACCGCTTCCCGGCCGTCCGCAGTCGGATACCGAAGCCGGAGCCGTTCAGCCACCTCCGACCGCCAGCTTTCATCGTCGATCTGCCCCGTCGTGGCGTGGAGCAACAGATCAGGTTCGAATGCCGTATTGGGTAGGGCACCAGGCGGGAGCCCCGCGGTGGATTCCGCCTGGTGCATGATCCCGGGATCCCACCTGCGGACTACGCCGTCCAGGTCGGTCAGCACCGCCTTGACCATGGTTTAGTTCCTGCGTGGCCAGGGCGTCTCGGTTGGACCGAGATGCGGTTCGCCCAGCACGGGGGAGGACAGGCAGTAGAAGCCGTGATTGGTGAACAGCCAGACCAGGTTGCGGTCGTATTCGACGTATATGCCGTGGGTCAGGTTGCCCAGGGCATATTCCGGGGTGCGGGACGGGTCGAATTTCGGTACGAAGTAAGCGGTAATCTTCGGATCGGTGAGGTCGGAGACATCGAACACCTGCACGCCGGCGTTGTAGAAGGCATAGAGGAGGATGTCCTCCTTCGGCGTGCCGGGTTGGGTATAATAGCCGCTTCTTTTCGGCCCGAAACTTCCGCGCCGCTGGACGAAATCCGTGAACGGCGCATCCGCGGGCGGCGCCGGCCTGGGCAGCGTACCGAGCAGTCCGGGATTATCGGGATCACTCACGTCGATCATGAAGATGTCCTTGTAGGGCTCCCAGCCGTCTTCGTTCAGCGGATAACCGGAGAAGTAGACCACGCCGGTCTTTTCCACCTGGGTCACGTTGATATAGTCCCCTTCCGTGCCCGCTACGCTGGGCGGGAAGTTGAGATGCCCCAGCGCCTTGATTTCGGTCGGGTCCGAGATGTCCAGCACGTAGAACCCCAGGCCGCCCATGGCGGCATAACCGTACCTCCCGCCTTCCTCCACGGGCCTGGCCATGAAGATCGACATGCGCGCGCCGAACCAGGAGGTCCGGTTCCCCGCGCGGGGATTGGCCCGGTAGGCGGCCTCGTCATCGGGATCGCCCAGCTTCTGGCCCGGCACGTTGAACTGGCTGAGAAACACGGGATCGGCCGGGTCGGTCATGTCCCACGCCTGGTAGCCGGCCGAGTACAGGTCGCTCGGGTATTCCGTAAGCGCGTATTCCTCGCTGGGCGCCGCGGCGACGAACATGTACTCTCCGCCGTGCCAGGCCGGGATGTCCCGGACGCCGGAGCCCTGTTGCTGTCCGATCGGCGCGTCGGGGTGCTCGTAGTCTGTGGTTCGTTCAGCGATCAATGTCCAGTCATCCGGCAGGGGCCCGTTCATCTCGTATACCCTGAACCCCTTGAGATGATTGGCGTGGCGTATCGCCATCACCTTGTCCGGTTCCGCGCGCTTGTCGCTCAGTACGCCGAAGCGCCGGATCTCGAAGGCCTGCACCATGATGTACTTGCCCAGATCCTCGTTCCACTGGATGGACGCGGCGCCGAACATGTCGCCTTCGTCATAGGGATTGACCTCCTCGCCGGGCCCTTCACCGGTCCACGTACTGCCCTTCTCGTGGACGACCCGCAAGTCCTTCGGATCGGTGATATCGTAGATTTTCAGGGCGCGCCGCACGTACTGGTACATGTACCTTCGGCCGTCGAAGTCCACGATGTTCTGCCAGGTATGGAAGGGTTCGACCGTAATCGGGTAGTAAGCCTCTACGGTCATGGCCTTCGCGTACTCGTTCGTATCCCAGTAGTCCAGCTGACCTTCGAAGGGTCTAGACTCATGCTGATGGGGCGTGACCGCGGGGTAGACGAACCGCCCGGTTTCCGGGTCCATTCCGTAGCTCGCGGGATCGGGTTCGGGGGGCGTACGATCCTCCGCCAGCGCGTCGGCGCGGAGGACGTATTCGTCCGTTATGGCGGTCTGGGGCGGGGATTCGACTACCGGGGCAGCATCGCCCTCCGCAGCATCGCCCTCCGGTGAAGATCCGCAGCCAGCGGCGATCGCTCCGCTCAAAAGCGCGGCAACAAGGGTCTTCATGGCTTGGCTTCCATGGGTGTGACGAGCCGGCCGATGCCCTCGATCTCCATTTCCACCACGTCGCCCGGTTGGAGGTATTCGGGCGGATTCTGGGCGCGGCCCACGCCGTCCGGCGTGCCCGTGGCGATCACGTCGCCCGGATAGAGGGTCTGGACGGAGGTCAGGTACCGGATCATGTGCGCTACATCGTAGATCATGTAGCTGGTGTTGCTGTCCTGCTTGATGACGCCGTTGACCCAGGTCTTAATTTCGAGATCGTCATGCTGGATGAACTCCTTGGGCACGATGTAGGGCCCGAAGGGGGCGGCGCGGTCGCTGCTCTTGCCATTGAACCAGTTCGGACCGGGGAACATGCGGTTGATCGGCTTCAGTCCTGAGCCGCCCCTGCGGCTGACGTCGAACACGATGCTGTAGCCGAAGACATAGTCGTGGGCATTTTCGAGGGTCAGGTCCAGGGCCGGCCTGCCGATGATGATGGCCAGTTCGACTTCCCAGTCGATGTTCACGTCCTTCGGCACGTAGTAGGGTTCGCCCGGATCGATGATGGTGGATCTTGGCGACTTGGCGAAGAAATAGGGTTCTTCGGCGTCCACGTCCACTTCAACGGCGGTGAAACCCGCGCCTCCGATGGCCGATTCCTCCATCTCGTCCGCGTGGGCCCGGTAGTTTGCCGCGGCCGCCA from the Gemmatimonadota bacterium genome contains:
- a CDS encoding TonB-dependent receptor, which encodes MKTILPACGALFLHLFLHPLPAHTWPQSTPDTTEVAVDHVLQPIEVTATRYIREILDIPYAVDRVDRDEIQLAEPGLSLEESVRGLPGIIVNNRNNVSQGDRISIRGLGSRASFGVRGVKLVLDGIPLTMADGQSQLNNLDLTSAGQIEVLRGPSSSLYGNAAGGVIQIRTEEASHRPLEVTPRFMTGSHGLRRMQGKAAGTAGSSRFLVNFNTLWFDGFRDHAFARSTGINSIGKRKIDDTWTVTAVANYYNAPYQYNPSSLDKATAESDPASARAFVQRQGASKKVRQVQGGLSLRYETPGTEGEITVFGMGRTLFNPIPGRIIDLDRKAGGIRGVYSREGGIGNGGYRMTAGVDLEMQRDERREYGNGGIPGDLVGSLDDARVFDEISRGDKRLDQEEGVDGIGPFVELEWSPVTDVSVTLGGRYDRFRYEATDRFLNDRTDDSGTRNMAQFSPHLGVAFRPAPLTAVYGNFSTAFQTPTTTELSNQPTQAGGFNPDLEPERIRGFEAGIKGFLPDAGLAYDAALFTFGIRNMLVPFQIDNPETDEVFFRNAGKTRNRGIELKLTWSPLPAVNLALAYTGMKFRFDDFEVEREVDGSASRFQLSDNEVPGVPPHHLFAGFTYTHPDNGAFVELNAQWTAEYFANDFNGPAPGSGKPESDFVNDGYGLVDVRTGITYTGEMVGGVLFAGVNNLFNTRYNGSIVPNAFGDRFFEPAADRTWYVGLGLPIGAGSR
- a CDS encoding fumarylacetoacetate hydrolase family protein; the encoded protein is MIRTRPDRPVIKEDTAMSYRIRVLPAVVLFIGAALWMITPGTVRSQVSDQPDTPFKLATFEATGTIRIGMAVQSGQTDQASQADQTDQAGQERLMDLHEANAYVTRQLGLPVVSVPKEMRALIEQYDAVANRMYTIANYMGAENRLSNPDLPFVFDPMNVSFKAPIKYPYNLLAAAANYRAHADEMEESAIGGAGFTAVEVDVDAEEPYFFAKSPRSTIIDPGEPYYVPKDVNIDWEVELAIIIGRPALDLTLENAHDYVFGYSIVFDVSRRGGSGLKPINRMFPGPNWFNGKSSDRAAPFGPYIVPKEFIQHDDLEIKTWVNGVIKQDSNTSYMIYDVAHMIRYLTSVQTLYPGDVIATGTPDGVGRAQNPPEYLQPGDVVEMEIEGIGRLVTPMEAKP
- a CDS encoding DUF1080 domain-containing protein, with amino-acid sequence MKRYIWSLAAAALIAACMQGTAAAQDNVLTEAEQEAGWKLLFDGQTLLGWTHRGGNATWAVEDGMLTGEVTGRGPGYIGTYDEFTNFELSVQFNQDAGHNSGVFVRGPRDTGAGVNQYSFYEINIADTHGSGYTTGSIVALAKYEPPPKTEGQWNTMVITADGRDITVTLNGEEAVNIQNASHYSGVVVLQAFGQGKIRFKNVKIRSLD
- a CDS encoding PQQ-binding-like beta-propeller repeat protein codes for the protein MRFVAPINLHQRRQRVMSRFSPLFRWTPPVIALAMAITVLASCEPAAQRAPGKIIPVEQPDSEWRMLGRDLAYTRYSPLDQINADNVDRLEVAWRWKQDNFGPRPEYYAQPVPIYVGGMLYSTAGTRRSAMAIEPETGETMWTYRPVEDEERWATAPRRNSGRGVSFWTDGQGDNRVILITRGFYLVALDAQTGIPVAEFGNNGVVDMMEGWRNAENVTPVGNLANTSPATVVGDIILVPPALAAGFRPRSMTNSPGDVVAYDARSGAILWKFKVIPDEGEEGAETWEQNSRSYTGNAGVWTSISADTELGYAYLPVEAPTNDYYGGHRLGDNLYANSLVAVDYTTGEKIWHFQIVHHDIWDYDNPAAPILADVTIDGEPRKIVIQNTKQGYSYVFDRVTGEPIWDMPETDVPASDVPGDRASPTQPIPVKPAPWEHQGISQDDLVDFTPAVRQEAINLMANHRYGPLYQPPSLAEAPDGTIGTIQIPGANGGVNWNMTCLDPVTGVNFIPSNTSISKLALRAPDPEESDMDYFSAGLRAPRVFGQIPLVRPPWGRITAVDMNTGDHVWMAPNGDTPQAIKDLPELAGVDLPRTGKATRIGSLVTSTLLFAGEGFGGDPYLHAYDKATGEVVASIELPAAQSGMPMTYMHNDVQYLIMTVGAGGHPAELIALKLGPEPEAEEGE
- a CDS encoding HAD family phosphatase, giving the protein MVKAVLTDLDGVVRRWDPGIMHQAESTAGLPPGALPNTAFEPDLLLHATTGQIDDESWRSEVAERLRLRYPTADGREAVRLWSRSPGEIDTDVLDLLLRCRDSASLVLITNATTKLDSDLKRLGIGPAFDHVVNSSSIGLVKPQPGIFNTALELLGIKADEAFFIDDRAENVNAAAELGMGGHHYTTIGRLKRALELHGLPV